Part of the Acidobacteriota bacterium genome, TTCTCCACTCACCGAGGCGGGTCGCGCCATTCTTGCCCAAGACCCAAACAGCCCCGGTTCATTAGGAATCGCGATCTCGGAGGCCGTCGAGACAGCTGCCCAGAGGGACGACACCAAGTATGCGCTCGGGAGCGTGCTCAACCATGTGCTGCTCCATCAGACCATCATCGGTGAAGAGGCATTGTTGCAGATGCAGATGGCGGGCGACACGCCCGACATTATCGTCGGTTGTACCGGCGGTGGCTCGAACTTCGCTGGACTCATGTTTCCCTTCTTGCGGGAAAAGATGGCCGGCAACATGAACCCGATCATCAGGGCTATCGAGCCTGCGGCGTGTCCTTCGTTCACAAAGGGTGTCTACGCCTACGACTCTGGCGATACGGCAGGGATGACCCCGCTGATGAAGATGCACACTCTTGGACACGATTTCATACCCGACCCGATCCACGCCGGGGGTCTGCGTTATCACGGCATGTCGCCGTTGCTCTCGCATATCTTCGAGCTTGGTCTAATGGAGGCCGAAGCAATCGGCCAGACCGAGTGCTTCGAGGCAGGTGTTCAGTTCGCCAGAACCGAAGGCATTGTTCCTGCGCCAGAGCCGACTCACGCCATCGCGGCAACGATCCGCGAGGCAATGGCATGCCGCGAGTCCGGCGAGGAGAAGGTCATCCTCGCGGCGGTGTGTGGTCACGGCCACTTCGACATGGCGTCGTACGACAAGTTCCTGTCGGGCAACCTAGTCGACTTCGAGTATCCCGAGGAAAAGGTCGCCGCCGCCCTCGAACACCTACCAGTGATTAGCT contains:
- a CDS encoding TrpB-like pyridoxal phosphate-dependent enzyme is translated as MGDTVKYLLNESEMPTQWYNIVPDLPEPPPPPLNPGTHEPLGPEDLAPLFPMALIMQEVSTDSYIDIPGEVLDIYRLWRPSPLYRARRLEKALHTPAKIYYKYEGVSPAGSHKPNTAVPQAYYNAQEGVKKIVTETGAGQWGSAMAFACGLFGISCEVWQVAASFEQKPYRKSMMETWGATVHSSPSPLTEAGRAILAQDPNSPGSLGIAISEAVETAAQRDDTKYALGSVLNHVLLHQTIIGEEALLQMQMAGDTPDIIVGCTGGGSNFAGLMFPFLREKMAGNMNPIIRAIEPAACPSFTKGVYAYDSGDTAGMTPLMKMHTLGHDFIPDPIHAGGLRYHGMSPLLSHIFELGLMEAEAIGQTECFEAGVQFARTEGIVPAPEPTHAIAATIREAMACRESGEEKVILAAVCGHGHFDMASYDKFLSGNLVDFEYPEEKVAAALEHLPVIS